One region of Chryseobacterium sp. C-71 genomic DNA includes:
- a CDS encoding DUF5995 family protein, producing MKTIEEVLKKLDEIIIWSKANQSPVGYFACTYRIMTAQVLKGIQQKKFEDNPRMVLLDLAFAKRYLEAWENYRKGGKCTNAWYLAFEATKNKDLLILQHIFLGMNAHINLDLGISAASVMPFRKINPLKKDFENINSVIASINQNVQDSLNKICYPVNLIDKLSNGKDNVILDFAISKARETSWATAVIASNTPNFLKESVINIVDYAAAKVASQILNPKLLSSNLAKELKKCESHDVVKNIEILEKTKTI from the coding sequence ATGAAAACTATCGAAGAAGTTCTGAAAAAATTAGATGAAATTATCATTTGGAGTAAAGCAAACCAAAGTCCTGTAGGCTATTTTGCGTGTACTTACAGAATTATGACCGCACAGGTTTTAAAAGGAATTCAGCAGAAAAAATTTGAAGACAATCCCAGAATGGTTCTATTGGATCTCGCTTTTGCTAAACGATATCTTGAAGCTTGGGAAAATTACAGAAAAGGGGGAAAATGCACAAACGCATGGTATCTCGCTTTCGAAGCGACAAAAAATAAAGATCTTTTGATTCTTCAGCACATTTTTCTTGGGATGAATGCACACATTAATTTAGATTTGGGAATTTCCGCAGCTTCGGTCATGCCTTTTCGCAAAATAAATCCTTTGAAAAAAGATTTTGAAAACATCAATTCAGTGATTGCATCGATCAACCAAAACGTTCAGGATTCTTTAAATAAAATATGCTATCCCGTGAATCTGATTGACAAACTTTCTAACGGAAAAGACAATGTGATTTTAGATTTTGCCATTTCAAAAGCGAGAGAAACTTCTTGGGCAACTGCTGTAATTGCTTCAAACACTCCAAATTTCTTAAAAGAATCTGTAATCAATATCGTAGATTATGCTGCGGCTAAAGTTGCATCACAAATTTTGAATCCCAAATTACTTTCTTCAAATTTAGCCAAAGAACTGAAGAAATGTGAAAGCCATGATGTTGTGAAAAATATTGAAATTTTAGAAAAAACAAAAACCATATAA